The genomic region TACAAGGAGTGGGACAGCATCGAGGCTGTGATCGAGAGAAAGCTTAAACTGGAGGACAGGTACAAACTGTTACTCACTGTTCCTGGCATCGGCAAGATCATAGCTTTAACCATCATGCTCGAAACTGGTCCGGTGGATCGGTTTCAAAATGTCGGCAACTATGCCTCATACTGTCGACTTGTCTCCTCACGGTGGACTAGCAACGAAAAGACAAAAGGAAAAGGCAACAAGAAGAACGGCAACAAGTACCTCTCTTGGGCCTTTTCTGAAGCTGCTGAATTTGCACGACGCTATGATGAAAGAGCCAGAGCCTATTAC from Citrifermentans bremense harbors:
- a CDS encoding transposase, yielding MTSQRLSNDLSYSLALYKEWDSIEAVIERKLKLEDRYKLLLTVPGIGKIIALTIMLETGPVDRFQNVGNYASYCRLVSSRWTSNEKTKGKGNKKNGNKYLSWAFSEAAEFARRYDERARAYYNRKLRKTNFMVAHTALAHKLARAAYHIMRDQVEFVQEKIFT